The genomic region GACGGCTCTGGAGCAAATGTACGAACCGGATGTTGTGCTAATCGACAGTCGGGCAGGGTTGCATGAAACCGTTGCCGCCAGCCTCTTACATCTTGATGCCGAGGTATTGTGTTTCGCGACGGATTTGGAAGTAACCTGGCAGGGCTATCGGTACCTTTTCAGTCATTTGTCACAGCTTGCCCAAAGCGACATTATGTATACAGATTGGCGGGAGCGGTTAAAAATGGTTAGCGCTCGTTCAAGTTCCCGCGCCCTTGCTTCTTTTGTTGGGAATGCTTATGCACTTTGGTCTGACACCTTATACGAAGAGAGCGATGACACGTTGGGAGAAGGTTTTGGGTTTGACGAGCAAGACAATTCAGCGCCGCATTTCCCATTCATTATTCCCCGTTCGGATACCTTTGAAGCCTTTGATCCCTGCCGGGATTTAAGCAAGGTAGAAAACACGCAAATTCAACAGGTTTTTGGTGCCTTTTTCCAGGGTTTGGATGAGCGATTGGAGATGGTCAAAAATGAACAGTGAAGCATTCTTTGCCGCTGTTAAAGACGGTATAACCGCGATTCCCGAAATAGCCGCCCAACAAGTTTCTGATCCGCCTCAGTTGAGTGATATTTATGTAGTGACCGGCCATGAAAAAGCTCTCAACCCTGATGCACTATTAGTTGTGGGGGATCGCGGTAGCGGCAAGAGCTTTTGGTCTGCGGCATTAAGTCATCCAGAAACGTGCGCATTAATCAGCAAACAATTGCCTCGACTTCGCCTGGACAATTACCGGGTGTCTATAGGGTTTGCAGGCTTGCGGGGCGATCTTCGTTATCCGTCCCGGCAAATACTTGAAAAATTGCTAGATGAAGGACGTCCGGCTGAGAGCATCTGGCGCGCGGTTGTCTTGCACCAAGTGTTGCCTGTAATTAATCAAAGCCTGCCAGCGGATAACTGGAAAGAGCGGGTCGAATTTGTAGAAAATAATCCGAACCAAGAAGAAGAATGGCTGTTCTCTATTAATTCAACATTACAAGAGAATCGTCAAGGTTTTTTGATTGTTTTTGATGCGCTTGACCGCTTGGGCAACAGTTGGTCGAACATTCGCGAACTCACTCAAGGGTTGCTTCGTGTGTGTTTGGATATGCAAGGTTTTTCAGCATTACATCTTAAACTGTTTATGCGTCCGGACATGTGGGAAGACAAGAGCTTGTGGGCTTTTCCGGACGCCTCCAAGCTGCAGCACAATCAGGTGATGCTGGCGTGGCGTAAAGTCGATCTTTACGGACTGCTTTGGCACTGGCTGGTTAATCGCCCCGGCGAATCTGGGGTTGTCATTCGCGCCACAATCGAAGACACCCTGGGCTGCGCGTTTGATGCTGTTGAGACGGAAGGCGCAGTTGACGTTTATTCACTGCCGCCGTCGCTCAAAACCAGTGAAACAGAGCAGGAAGTACTTTTAAACCTGTTGTCCAGCCCGTACATGGGAGCCAACAGGCGGCGTGGTAAAACCTATTCTTGGCTACCCAACCACCTTTCGGATGCAAAGGGGCAAGTTAGTCCCCGTAGTTTTTTGTTAGCTGTAAAGCGTGCACTACAGGTGTCTGAAGATAAGGCTAGTGAGCGAGTGTTGCATTATGATGGCATTAAAGCTGGGGTGATTAAGGCGTCTGAAATACGCTTGCAAGAATTAAAGGAAGATTACCCTTGGATTTCTGACGCATTAAACCCACTGCACGGCCTGACGGTACCGGCTGGGCCGGCAGAATTGATTAAGTTATGGAAAGCGCAGGATGTGATGGCGCAACTGGACTCACCCTCTACCGATGCAACCGACGAACGCCCTTACTTGCCCCCCTACGCCCTGGAAGGTGCTCAAACGCCAAAGCAAAAATACCAGGGCTTGTTGCACACCTTGGAAGAAATCGGTGTTTTGCGTTACTTGCCGGATGGCCGAGTAAATATTCCAGATCTTTACCGAGTAGCGGCAGGCATTAAACGGCGCGGTGGCGTAAAAGCGACGCGTTAAGCCCAGTTCTAACAGGGCTGTTTACTGGCTGAGGAATCAAAGCTTGCTGCAGTACCGGTTACTACACAGAGCCCTCAACGCCCAGCATCAAACTATTGCCAAATTGCTCAGAAGCGCTTTGAGCGTGTATCCCGTTTGGTCGAAGGATTTGAGTCTGCGTATGGGCTTGAGTTATTGGCAACCGTGTACTGGGTGATCAGTCGCGAAAGTGCTTCCACGACTGAGCAAGTCCTGGCAAAAGTCTACGCCTGGAACCAGCGTAAACGGCAATTTACTTCAAAGCAGGTTGAGATTGCTCATCAAGTGTTGGTAGGGCAGGGGCGGGTTTCAAAATAGGGGACAGATTTGAAATCTGTCGCCGTCGTTCATAGCCACGGGTAGAGCTTAAGACCCGATGCTCTTTTAATTTTTTTCGATCAATCATGCTCGCCTACAGCGAATAGGAAATAGAAGGAATGCAGTTCATTACCGGCGGTCCCGACATTCCCGATGTGCTTTTGCAGGCTCACGAAGAGAGCCGCGTGGTGTTTTTCTGCGGTTCGGGTATTTCATATCCCGCCGGCCTGCCGGATTTCAAGGGGTTGGTAGACGATATCTATCGGCGGACTGGCGCTGTGCTTTTGGATGCAGAGTGTGAGAGTTTTGAGCGAGGACAGTTTGACGCCACGCTAGATCTGTTAGAGCGCCGCCTGCCTGGTCAGCGGCTGCCCGTCCGCCGGGCGTTGGCTGAGGCTCTCAAACCCAAATTGCGCCGCAAGGGCGCTACCGATACGCAGGCGGCACTGCTGAGTCTGGCGCGCAGCCGAGAAGGCGCGCTGCGGTTGGTCACAACGAACTTCGACCGTGTATTTCATACGGCGGCCAAGCGTACAGGCCAATCTTTCCAGACTTACGCCGCGCCTATGTTGCCGATACCAAAAAATAGCCGCTGGGACGGGTTGGTTTACCTGCACGGTCTGCTGCCTGAAAAGGCAGATGACACGGATCTAAACCGTCTGGTACTCACAAGTGGCGATTTTGGCTTGGCCTACCTCACTGAACGCTGGGCAGCCCGCTTCGTAAGTGAGTTGTTCCGCAACTATATGGTTTGTTTTGTTGGCTACAGCATTAATGACCCGGTGCTGCGCTATATGATGGATGCGTTGGCGGCTGACCGGATGCAGGGGGAAGTTACGCCGCAGGCTTGGGCATTGGGAGATTGCGCACCTGGGCAAGAGCATTACAAAACAATCGAGTGGGAAGCCAAGGGAGTTAAGCCTATCCTTTACCAGGTGCCTGTTGGCAGTGTTGGCCATTCGGCATTGCATCAAACCTTGCAAGTTTGGGCGAACACCTACCGGGATGGCACATTGGGTAAAGAGCGAATCGTTGTTACTCACGCTTTGGCAGAGCCTTCGGCAAGCACACACCAAGACGATTTCGTCGGCCGGATGTTGTGGGCCTTGTCAGACAAGTCGGGATTACCAGCAAAACGCTTCGCCGACTTTAACCCCGCTCCATCGTTGAACTGGTTGCTAGCGGCTTTTTCAGAGGAGCGTTTTCAGCACAGCGATTTGGCTCGGTTTGACGTTCCTCCACGTGAGGGGTTAGACGCCAAATTACGCTTCAGTCTGATTCGCAGACCAGCGCCTTATGATCGAGCACCATCGATGCTGCTGGCCTTTGGTGGCACCACTGTTAGTCAGTGGGATGATGTGATGACGCAACTGGCTCGCTGGCTAGTGCGCCACTTGGATGATGTGAGGCTGGTTCTCTGGATCGCGCAACGTGGCGGTCAGTTACATGATCGCTTGCAATGGTTGATCGAGCAGGAGCTGGACCGTTTTGCGTCACTGGAGCATGACGGCAAAACTACCGAGTTAAATGAAATTCGCGTACAAGCGCCAAGAGCCATTCCTGGCCAGTTAATGCGCACGCTGTGGCGCCTCCTGCTTAGCGATCGGATAAAGACACCGCGGCATAACTCTAGTCTCTATCGCTGGAAAAGCCGGTTGAAGCGGGAGGGTCTTAGCACTACGCTGCGCTTGGAGTTACGCGAGTTGCTTGCGCCCAAGATAGCTTTGAGAAAGTCGTTTCGTTGGAATGATGAGGACGACTGTGCAGGTGAGCCCACGCGATTGCGGCAATTAGTGGATTGGGAGCTGACACTGGCCGCTGACCATGTGCGTCCGGCGTTACGCGATCTGGCCGGCGAGCATTGGACGCCTGCTTTGCCGCAGTTGCTGGAGGATCTTCAGCAGCTGCTACGTGATGCGCTGGATTTGATGCGAGAGTTGGGCGAGGCGGATGACCGCAGCGACCGGTCACAATGGGATCTATCGTCCATTACCCCGCATTGGCAGAACCGGGGGTTCCGCGATTGGGTAATCTTGATTGAATTGCTGCGTGATGCATGGCTAGCAATTCTTGGCACTGACAGTATTCGGGCGATGCAAATTGCCCAAGCCTGGTTTGAAGTGCCGTATCCCACCTTTAAACGTCTCGCTCTATTTGCTGCCAGTCGCACAGCCAGCATCGCGCCCGAGCGTTGGGTGGAGTGGTTGTTGGCCGATGGCGCCTGGTGGTTGTGGTCCACTGATACCAAGCGAGAGGTATTAAGATTGTTGGTTCTTCAGGGTGGTCAATTACTAGGCGCCACTCAGGACAGTCTGGAAGCCGTCATTCTTGCAGGCCCGCCGCGCGCAATGTACCGCGACGACTTAGGCCCAAATCGTTGGCCTGACCTGGTGGCTCGTTCAGTCTGGCTACGTTTGGCCAAATTGAACGCCTCTGGCCTCGCACTGAGCGTGACTGCTCAGGCACGGTTAGCGGAGCTATGCCACGCATACCCGAAATGGCAGTTGGCGATCAACGAAAGTGACGAGTTTTCTCACTGGATGAGTGGCACCGGCGACCCAGACTTTGAGGACAGTTTAGAGGTCGATGATGCACCTCGAAAACGCCATGACCTCGTTCAGTGGCTGATGAAGCCAGCGCCAAAGCGCCGACACTTCTTCGAAGACACGTGGCGCGACGTTTGCCGCGCCCGCTTCTTTCACAGCCTGTATGCGCTATGCGATCTTGCGCGGGATGGCACATGGCCAGCCAACCGATGGCGAGAAGCACTTCAAGTCTGGAGTGAAGATGGCATGGTGTTACGGTCTTGGCGGTACGCTGCACCTTTAATACAGGCTATGCCGGATACCACTATCCAGGAAATTGCCCATGGTGTGACCTGGTGGCTCGACGCTGCTTCGAAATCAATCAATCAGCACGAGGATATTCTGCTGAATCTGTGCCACCGCATTCTGGCTCTGCCGCTTGAAGTAGACACCGGAATGACCCGCAATGGCGAGCCGATTGAGCAACCCGTTACAGAGGCTATTAACCATCCGGTTGGGCATGTTACGCAGGCATTGATTAACCTTTGGTTCAAACGCGGTCCGAGCGACAACGATCTGCTTCCAGCGGACATCGAGCCTTTTTTCACGAAAATCTGCGATGTGCAGTTTAATCAATTTCGTCACGGCCGCGTGCTGCTAGGCTCGCAATTGGTCGCGCTCTTCCGTGTAGATCGACCGTGGACTGAAAAGCACCTTTTGCCCTTATTCAGTTGGGACAATCCGGGCGAAGCGAAAGCTCTGTGGGAAGGTTTCTTATGGTCACCACGTTTGTATCAGCCCTTGTTGATTGCAATAAAGTCGCAATTCTTGGAAAGTGCAAATCACTACGCTGACTTAGGCGAACACGGCCAGCAATACGCAGCGTTCCTGACTTATGCGGCGTTAGGGCCAATCGAGGGCTACACCCTGGAGGAGTTTCGAACGGCGTTTGCAGCTTTGCCTCAAGATGGGTTGGAGGAATCCGCGCGGGCCTTGTCTCAGTCTCTTGAAGGGGCAGCCGACCAGTGCGAGGAGTACTGGGAAAATCGTGTTCAGCCGTTTTGGCATCATATTTGGCCAAAGTCTCGCGATCTTGTCACTCCGCTAATCGCTGAATTATTGGCTCGTTTGAGTATTGCTGCCCGGGCTGAATTTCCAGCTGCGTTAGCTGCAGTACGACATTGGTTACAACCTATTGAGTACCCTGATTACCTTATAAGTTTGCTGCAAGAATCAGGGTTGTGCACGCGATTTCCGGACGATTCTCTGATTTTATTAAGCACTGTCATTGCCGACCAACAGTGGCTGTCCCGGGAGTTGGGCCAATGCCTGGAAGAGCTTGTGAAAGCTGCGCCACAGCTTGTATACAATGCCCAGTATCAGCGACTCCACGAGCATTTTGAGAGGCACGGATTGTGATTGCGGTGAGCAACGTCTTGCAGTAAGAGTTCTTTGCGAGAGCAACCTCAACCTCTGACGAAGCGGTTAATCAATGACAATCCTGAATGAGATTTAAAGTTGTCGATACATAAGCTGGAAGTTGGCAGAAGTCATGAAGAGTCTACGTTAGAGATTGCCGAGATCGTTAACCAGTTATTCGCCGGTGAGAGAGAGGGGACAGATTTGAAATCTGTCCCCTTCTTTTTCGAGCAACAGGGGCGCTGAAGCGACTGGACAGTGCAGTTCAATTCTGTCTGTTATCCTCGTAAACATCGATGCTCATCCCGGACCAGGCACTGAGGTACCGGAGCGTGGTGCTTTTGGTGCTCCAGCCACCGCGGAGCATAATTTTTTCCAGCGGTACGCCTTTGTCCAACAGATCCAGAGCGGCTCCCACTCGGAGTGAGTGACCACTGAATCTAGGTAGGGCGCGTAGCTTGGCGCGATGCTGTAGGTCGACCAAAATCGGAATGATGGAGCCGGGAGTGAGGCGCTCTCCCACCGTGCCATCCTTTCCAACAGAGCGCAGAATACAGCCTTCTTCTTGACCGATGCGTTTTTTCCAGCGTTCGATCAGTTGATACAGCGTTTCGGAAATGGGAATCCAGGTGCCTTCGCCGTACTGATCGGTTTTGGAAAATCTTAACATCAGGGCATACTTACCTTTCGGCATCTTACGGACGTCTTCCAGCCGGAGCCGGCAGAGTTCTGCGCGCCGGCGCATGGTTTCGTAGCCCAGTTGTAGAATCAATTTGTCTCGAAGGCCTCTGGCAGAGCTGTTGCAGTGAGTTTTCATTTTGTCCATGTAATCCCTGGTGAGTGGTTCAGCTTGTTTCTGGGCGCGACCGATCTGCCGATGCATGCGTTTAAGAGCCAACAAGACTTCCGGCTCATGGGTGGGATTGGGATTTTTGGAGAGTGAGAAAATGCTCGAAAGTGAATCGATTCGGCGACGGATGGTTGAGCTTTTAAGCGTGGTTGCCATATCCTTGATGTAGGTGGCTAGATTCTCGGCGGTGGCAGGCATAGTCTGCATGCCGTTGGCATTGCACCAGGACTCGTAATGCATCCAGTCGGACCGATAAGCTCTGACTGTATTGTCTGAGAAGGCGCCGTCAAAAGACGCGAAAATTTGATCAATCATGGTAGTCTCCCAAAATGAAAAGCCCAATATGATACTAAAAGTATCTATAGAGATACTATAATGATATCCGTGGATCAAATCAAGGCTGCGAGAACCATGCTTGGATGGAGTGCTGTGGAGCTCGCCAAGCGTAGTGGCGTGGGTGCTGCAACAGTTAAGCGGTATGAACTCCAGTCCGGTATTCCAGCCGCAACCACCAAAGTTTTGTTTTCGATTAAAGTTACAATGGAAAGTGAAGGCATAGAATTCACCGGCGACCCCCTGGTAAATCCTGGTGTCACACTCCACCTGAACCATCCGGCCCGCCAAACCGACGATTAGGCCTGTCCCTACATTTTGCTCATCAAAAACTGATGAATGACGCCGAATCCGTGCATGTAGTTCTGCAGTAAAACGCTGATATGGCTGTGCCCCATCAATTTTCGGGTGTGGATGAACAGATCGATCCGGTCTTGCCTCAGCGGTTGATCCTCACTCCACTGAAATAACTGGGTGAACCGTTTTTCTCCCTCGTCGCTAAATGCCGCATGCTGTTGCTCTAATAATTGATGTTTGAACTCCGGGTATTTAAGCGCGTAGGCTCGCAACATCAGCCAGGTCCCGAAACCATGCCGTAGGGTGTGCATGTCGTATTCCGGCCCCGCGTAGTACCGCAGCAGCCCAATCACCGCCGGAATAATCTCCTCACGCTTGAATCCCTCCACGTGGCCGTTGGGCCCGATAAAGGCCACCTTTTTCGGGTTTGACTTGTGTTTTCGGGCTGCGGCCAGGCGGGTGTCGAGGTACGCCAAAAACTGCTCGCATACCCTTGGCGGTGCGAGCAGGTGCAGTGGAATTTTGCGCCGCGCGGCCGGTGTTTTGCCCCGCCGGATCCACACGTAGATCTCCGGGCCACAGATTTCGATGTCATCCAGCGCCAGCGCGAGCATTTCCCCAGAGCGTAGCCCGCCGTAGAAGCCCAGCGTGAGCAGGGTGGTCACCAATGGGGCCTCTGGTTCCGCGCTGTGGGTGAGGGTGTATTGCAGTTGATCGAACTGAGCCAGTCCCAAGACACGGTTACGTCTTTTGGTCAGTGCGTAGTTCAGTTTCTCTTTTTCCAGAGTAGCTTCTTCCATCAGGCCATGGGCCTGACAGAATGACAAAAACTGGCCCAGTCGGTCTTGCCGATTCTGGCGGGTTGAGTCAGAGAGTTTGCGCCGGTTCATCACCCGTAACCGGACGCTTTCCACGTCCTCATCGTCCCAGTCTGAAAAATCAAAAGCGTATTCGTACTCTAGTACGCCGTTGATGATGATCTGGCTGAGATAGTCCTTGGCGGTGCTCACCGCAATTTCTCGGTGATGAAGTTTTGTGCCAATCCACAGTAGCGCCATATAGGCAGCGCCGGTGCGGGGCGCTATTTGTTCTGCCTGGCTCAGATACCGGGGGAGCATGGCTGCCAACGGTTTCAATTGACCCGGTGTCAACCGTTCCGGCCCGAACTGGTTGGTCAACGCCGTGGTGAACGCGCACAATAAAAATTTGGCGTCCTGTGCCCAGCTTGCACTGACGGTGTCGCAGATATCCTGTTCGGCCAGCGGAGTGCCGGTCAAGTTGGTCAGCGCTTCCCAGGGCGCACGTGAGTGATTGGGTGTAATGACTGCTGAGCGGGTAGCCGGCCAGTATCCAATGGCCAGGGAGGGCACCAAAAAATCGGCGAGGCCCGCTGGGGTATCGGCCGGCAGCGGCAGGTTCTCCAGCTGCCGGTAAAACACCGGCTCCATCCCCAGGGTCAGTGCTCTCAGCCGCAGGGCCCGGCTGAAATACGGCAATCGACGCATGAGCGTGTTCACGGGGCGTTGCTGGTTAGTCGCCCAAGCTGAGAAGCGCTCCGTGTGATGCTCAGTGAGTACCTTTTTGAGTTGATTAAATCGCCATTCATAGCGTTTCTGATCCGTTACCGTAGTGGGCTCAGGCCCGAGGCCGTGTATTGCCCATTGTTGATTGGGGCGGCGGCCGGCAACAAGTTTGTATTTGAGGTTGAATTTGGCCACGTGCTTGATCCGTTTACGCAGCCATGAGGGTAGTACGGTTTCATGCACGTAGTTGCCGGTCTCCAGATAATGCACCGGCGTGCGCAGTATTCGGTTCTGGTTGGGAGCTAGATCGCCCTGGCGCAGCCGGCTGACAATGCTGATGGCCGGCTCTAGGCCATAGCCGACCTCGACCAGGCCGTAAACCAGCGATAGCGCCGCGGTCTCGGCGGTTTTGGGTTTGACCAGGGCGGGGTGGGTGTCCTGCAGGTAGGCTCGTGCAATACCTTGAGCTTCCCATTGCCGCTCGTTGTCAGGCAGTACGCTGGGGCGCGTGGCTTTTACCGGCGCGGGTGGCATGGCGCAGCGGATCAGACCGGTTTGGTTGATTTTCTCCAGTGCCCGGCAGACCACACTGTGCTGGGAATCGGTGAGCCCGCCGGGGCGGTTACCGTTAATTTGCGCATGAATCTGTCTCAGGCATTTTTTGCACTGGCCAGGGGTGATCGCATCGGTGTCACCGGCCTCGTTGATCACCGCCTCCAGGGTTGCCCGTTTGAGGTCGACGTGGGTGCGCTCCCAGAATGCCGGGGCTACGCCGATAACGCTCTCAGGATAAATCATAAAACCCTCCGAAAACCCGCTCATCCAATGTGACTACTCGCAGACCCATCCGCTGGGCCCAGTCCTCGATAATTGGTGTCATAACGGTCAGCTGCGTGAAGCTGCCGGCGCTCTCCGACCCCCACCAGTCCCGTCCGGGATGTTTGTGCCCTAAAACTTCATCGACCACCGCATCGCTCAGCGAGGCTGAGAGCTCGGTGGAGGCCAGATGCCGAAACACGTTGCCTGCCATGGTCCAGACCTCGCCCAGTCCAAGCTCATCGATGGCCCGCTGCCACCGGCCCGGTGTCAGGCGGACGATCTTGACGACCTTTTTGGAGCGGGAAAGCTCGACGAAACAGGGCAGATCCGCGACGGCCGGCTCGGCGAGCTGG from Marinobacter sp. LV10R510-11A harbors:
- the dsr1 gene encoding anti-phage defense-associated sirtuin Dsr1, with protein sequence MQFITGGPDIPDVLLQAHEESRVVFFCGSGISYPAGLPDFKGLVDDIYRRTGAVLLDAECESFERGQFDATLDLLERRLPGQRLPVRRALAEALKPKLRRKGATDTQAALLSLARSREGALRLVTTNFDRVFHTAAKRTGQSFQTYAAPMLPIPKNSRWDGLVYLHGLLPEKADDTDLNRLVLTSGDFGLAYLTERWAARFVSELFRNYMVCFVGYSINDPVLRYMMDALAADRMQGEVTPQAWALGDCAPGQEHYKTIEWEAKGVKPILYQVPVGSVGHSALHQTLQVWANTYRDGTLGKERIVVTHALAEPSASTHQDDFVGRMLWALSDKSGLPAKRFADFNPAPSLNWLLAAFSEERFQHSDLARFDVPPREGLDAKLRFSLIRRPAPYDRAPSMLLAFGGTTVSQWDDVMTQLARWLVRHLDDVRLVLWIAQRGGQLHDRLQWLIEQELDRFASLEHDGKTTELNEIRVQAPRAIPGQLMRTLWRLLLSDRIKTPRHNSSLYRWKSRLKREGLSTTLRLELRELLAPKIALRKSFRWNDEDDCAGEPTRLRQLVDWELTLAADHVRPALRDLAGEHWTPALPQLLEDLQQLLRDALDLMRELGEADDRSDRSQWDLSSITPHWQNRGFRDWVILIELLRDAWLAILGTDSIRAMQIAQAWFEVPYPTFKRLALFAASRTASIAPERWVEWLLADGAWWLWSTDTKREVLRLLVLQGGQLLGATQDSLEAVILAGPPRAMYRDDLGPNRWPDLVARSVWLRLAKLNASGLALSVTAQARLAELCHAYPKWQLAINESDEFSHWMSGTGDPDFEDSLEVDDAPRKRHDLVQWLMKPAPKRRHFFEDTWRDVCRARFFHSLYALCDLARDGTWPANRWREALQVWSEDGMVLRSWRYAAPLIQAMPDTTIQEIAHGVTWWLDAASKSINQHEDILLNLCHRILALPLEVDTGMTRNGEPIEQPVTEAINHPVGHVTQALINLWFKRGPSDNDLLPADIEPFFTKICDVQFNQFRHGRVLLGSQLVALFRVDRPWTEKHLLPLFSWDNPGEAKALWEGFLWSPRLYQPLLIAIKSQFLESANHYADLGEHGQQYAAFLTYAALGPIEGYTLEEFRTAFAALPQDGLEESARALSQSLEGAADQCEEYWENRVQPFWHHIWPKSRDLVTPLIAELLARLSIAARAEFPAALAAVRHWLQPIEYPDYLISLLQESGLCTRFPDDSLILLSTVIADQQWLSRELGQCLEELVKAAPQLVYNAQYQRLHEHFERHGL
- a CDS encoding tyrosine-type recombinase/integrase — encoded protein: MIDQIFASFDGAFSDNTVRAYRSDWMHYESWCNANGMQTMPATAENLATYIKDMATTLKSSTIRRRIDSLSSIFSLSKNPNPTHEPEVLLALKRMHRQIGRAQKQAEPLTRDYMDKMKTHCNSSARGLRDKLILQLGYETMRRRAELCRLRLEDVRKMPKGKYALMLRFSKTDQYGEGTWIPISETLYQLIERWKKRIGQEEGCILRSVGKDGTVGERLTPGSIIPILVDLQHRAKLRALPRFSGHSLRVGAALDLLDKGVPLEKIMLRGGWSTKSTTLRYLSAWSGMSIDVYEDNRQN
- a CDS encoding helix-turn-helix domain-containing protein, whose amino-acid sequence is MISVDQIKAARTMLGWSAVELAKRSGVGAATVKRYELQSGIPAATTKVLFSIKVTMESEGIEFTGDPLVNPGVTLHLNHPARQTDD
- a CDS encoding tyrosine-type recombinase/integrase → MIYPESVIGVAPAFWERTHVDLKRATLEAVINEAGDTDAITPGQCKKCLRQIHAQINGNRPGGLTDSQHSVVCRALEKINQTGLIRCAMPPAPVKATRPSVLPDNERQWEAQGIARAYLQDTHPALVKPKTAETAALSLVYGLVEVGYGLEPAISIVSRLRQGDLAPNQNRILRTPVHYLETGNYVHETVLPSWLRKRIKHVAKFNLKYKLVAGRRPNQQWAIHGLGPEPTTVTDQKRYEWRFNQLKKVLTEHHTERFSAWATNQQRPVNTLMRRLPYFSRALRLRALTLGMEPVFYRQLENLPLPADTPAGLADFLVPSLAIGYWPATRSAVITPNHSRAPWEALTNLTGTPLAEQDICDTVSASWAQDAKFLLCAFTTALTNQFGPERLTPGQLKPLAAMLPRYLSQAEQIAPRTGAAYMALLWIGTKLHHREIAVSTAKDYLSQIIINGVLEYEYAFDFSDWDDEDVESVRLRVMNRRKLSDSTRQNRQDRLGQFLSFCQAHGLMEEATLEKEKLNYALTKRRNRVLGLAQFDQLQYTLTHSAEPEAPLVTTLLTLGFYGGLRSGEMLALALDDIEICGPEIYVWIRRGKTPAARRKIPLHLLAPPRVCEQFLAYLDTRLAAARKHKSNPKKVAFIGPNGHVEGFKREEIIPAVIGLLRYYAGPEYDMHTLRHGFGTWLMLRAYALKYPEFKHQLLEQQHAAFSDEGEKRFTQLFQWSEDQPLRQDRIDLFIHTRKLMGHSHISVLLQNYMHGFGVIHQFLMSKM